Proteins from one Macadamia integrifolia cultivar HAES 741 unplaced genomic scaffold, SCU_Mint_v3 scaffold_19A, whole genome shotgun sequence genomic window:
- the LOC122071279 gene encoding B3 domain-containing protein At5g26805-like has translation MAMKRKRGEKKRGREEEGDDDPLKLKLGNDPWTVKKKLTKSDLNGLSRVILPGDQVKKNVLPHLNSQELHDVEWSNGGHKVWVEDLDEGSLHLLSFKTWKSNGSYKLGLNWISEFVKKRKLRNGDMIGMFWDDSTRGFCFSVLKRSPQPPPDPSLCKFARKYLCLSPRTPLP, from the coding sequence ATGGCAATGAAGAGAAAacgaggagaaaaaaaaagaggaagagaagaagaaggtgatgaTGATCCATTGAAGTTGAAGCTAGGCAATGATCCATGGACTGTGAAGAAGAAGCTGACGAAAAGTGATCTCAATGGTCTTAGTAGAGTGATATTACCAGGtgatcaagtgaagaagaatgTGCTTCCACACCTTAATTCCCAAGAACTCCATGATGTGGAATGGAGTAATGGAGGACACAAGGTTTGGGTGGAGGATTTGGATGAAGGAAGCCTCCATTTGTTGAGTTTCAAGACGTGGAAGAGCAACGGATCTTATAAGCTTGGGTTGAACTGGATTTCAGAGTtcgtgaagaaaagaaaacttagGAATGGCGATATGATTGGGATGTTCTGGGATGATTCCACTAGGGGTTTTTGTTTCTCTGTTCTTAAGAGATCTCCTCAGCCTCCTCCTGATCCTTCTCTGTGCAAATTCGCACGTAAATACCTTTGTCTCAGCCCGCGTACGCCTCTCCCATGA